From the genome of Pseudomonadota bacterium, one region includes:
- a CDS encoding polyhydroxyalkanoate synthesis regulator DNA-binding domain-containing protein, protein MRLIRKQKNRRLYDTVDRRNITLQELARLIGAGEQIQVEDGTTGENVTRAVLLQILLEQESPGRVLLSESFLESLIRLGHNPLQQMASNYLDASLAAFERYQSDLAQRWRADAKAMSHPAEVLTEAAQRSLSSWISMQRSIFDAWSGKGPEPPPDAAPDSDEQND, encoded by the coding sequence ATGCGCCTCATACGCAAGCAGAAGAACCGTCGACTCTACGACACGGTAGACCGACGCAACATCACCCTGCAGGAGCTCGCGCGACTGATCGGCGCGGGCGAGCAGATCCAGGTGGAGGACGGCACCACCGGTGAGAACGTCACCCGTGCGGTGCTCCTTCAGATCCTGCTCGAGCAGGAGTCTCCCGGCCGCGTGCTGCTCTCGGAGTCCTTCCTGGAATCCCTGATTCGCCTCGGCCACAACCCGCTGCAACAGATGGCCTCGAACTACCTCGACGCCAGCCTCGCAGCCTTCGAACGCTATCAATCGGACCTCGCCCAGCGCTGGCGCGCCGATGCCAAAGCCATGAGTCACCCCGCAGAAGTGCTGACCGAGGCGGCGCAACGCTCGCTCAGCAGCTGGATATCCATGCAGCGCTCGATCTTCGATGCCTGGTCCGGCAAGGGACCTGAGCCGCCCCCAGACGCTGCCCCCGACTCAGACGAACAAAACGATTAG